A stretch of the Desulfatibacillum aliphaticivorans DSM 15576 genome encodes the following:
- a CDS encoding thiolase C-terminal domain-containing protein, with protein MAQKVAIVGTGQTDHKSHRPDVTGQEMIREAVDRALEDCGITIRDIDAIVIGNMDHFESINYVDNWSIEGSGGFMKPIMKVTTGGTTGASVAIAAYYHVASGMFDRVLAIGWEKNSESDTTGAIITCSDPIWDRFSYSGAIPSLATEATAYMKQYGATQEDAARVAVRDRNNALNNPHAHLQRPITLEDVMSSPMLAHPIKLLDVCPRTDGACAVVFAADGEAQRLAKQPAWVHATAVRHTYSWFGDSTDYDAGLVSLARASQEAYKKAGISNPAEELDVAELYLPYTYAGIKWIEDLNFCGRGEGAKFVRDGNTNMDGMIPVNPSGGVISTNCIGATALLRVAEASIQVMGKGGKRQLPKVNKALATGFGGCFWSDVMILGAERS; from the coding sequence ATGGCCCAAAAAGTTGCAATCGTCGGAACCGGCCAGACCGATCATAAAAGTCACAGGCCGGACGTAACAGGACAGGAAATGATCCGCGAGGCCGTCGATAGAGCCCTGGAGGACTGCGGCATCACCATCAGGGACATCGACGCCATTGTCATTGGCAATATGGACCATTTCGAATCAATCAATTATGTGGACAACTGGAGCATCGAAGGCTCCGGCGGGTTCATGAAGCCCATTATGAAGGTCACCACGGGCGGAACCACAGGCGCCTCCGTGGCCATCGCAGCCTATTACCACGTGGCCTCGGGCATGTTCGACCGGGTGCTCGCCATAGGGTGGGAGAAAAACTCCGAAAGCGACACCACGGGCGCCATCATCACGTGCAGCGACCCCATTTGGGACCGCTTCTCCTATTCCGGCGCCATTCCCAGCCTGGCCACCGAAGCCACGGCCTATATGAAGCAGTACGGCGCCACCCAGGAAGACGCTGCCCGCGTGGCCGTGAGGGACCGCAACAACGCCCTTAACAACCCTCACGCCCACTTGCAGCGGCCCATCACCCTGGAGGACGTCATGTCCTCCCCCATGCTGGCCCATCCCATCAAACTTCTGGACGTCTGCCCCAGGACCGACGGCGCCTGCGCCGTGGTTTTCGCCGCGGACGGAGAAGCCCAAAGGCTGGCCAAACAACCCGCCTGGGTGCACGCGACTGCCGTGCGGCACACCTATAGCTGGTTCGGGGATTCCACGGACTATGACGCCGGGCTGGTCTCTTTGGCGCGCGCTTCCCAGGAAGCTTACAAAAAAGCGGGCATAAGCAATCCGGCCGAGGAGCTGGACGTGGCCGAGCTTTATCTGCCATACACCTACGCCGGCATCAAATGGATTGAAGACCTTAATTTCTGCGGCCGCGGCGAAGGCGCCAAATTCGTCCGGGACGGAAACACAAACATGGACGGAATGATCCCGGTCAACCCCTCAGGCGGCGTGATCAGCACAAACTGCATCGGCGCCACGGCCCTGCTCAGGGTGGCCGAAGCCTCCATCCAGGTAATGGGAAAAGGCGGAAAACGCCAGCTCCCCAAGGTCAACAAGGCCCTGGCAACAGGCTTCGGCGGATGCTTCTGGTCCGACGTGATGATTTTAGGCGCTGAACGCTCTTGA
- a CDS encoding thiolase family protein, producing MDNIAIVGVAQTKYAKRKKDKTCADLVFDVTRAAMEDAGLTLGDVDNVVTVSNDFIDGRTISSMAVGDAAGAHDKNISTVEGDGTFGALYGAMRTLGGFGTTLVVTHAKGSEGDVRFITNGMFDPIYQRLLGLESISSSALQARMYMDRYGLTEEDFARVSVKNHANGKNNPFAHLQLDVTVDDVMNSEKLADPLKKLDCSPVSDGAAAIIIANESHVKKAKTKPVWVRGMAHCSDAYLLGDRDLAVPQSLAAASKKAYTMAGISDPLKSIDLVELYDAFSYMEPMWLEGMGFCEAGKGARLLDQGVTAMSGGLPVNPSGGVLSSHAMLVAGLARIIESVLQLRGEAGQRQVENAKTALAHGINGACGQAHCVWILGNQK from the coding sequence ATGGACAACATAGCCATCGTTGGCGTTGCACAGACAAAATACGCCAAAAGAAAAAAAGATAAAACCTGTGCGGACCTGGTCTTTGACGTAACCCGCGCAGCCATGGAAGACGCCGGCCTGACCCTGGGGGACGTGGATAATGTAGTGACCGTCTCCAACGACTTTATTGACGGCCGGACCATTTCCTCCATGGCCGTGGGCGACGCAGCCGGCGCGCACGACAAAAACATCTCCACCGTGGAAGGCGACGGAACCTTCGGCGCCCTTTACGGCGCCATGAGAACCCTGGGCGGATTCGGAACCACCCTGGTGGTGACCCACGCCAAAGGCAGCGAAGGGGATGTCCGGTTCATCACCAACGGAATGTTCGACCCCATCTACCAGCGCCTTTTGGGCCTGGAATCCATCAGCTCCAGCGCGCTTCAGGCCCGCATGTACATGGACCGCTACGGGCTGACGGAAGAAGACTTCGCCAGGGTTTCCGTCAAGAATCACGCAAACGGAAAAAACAATCCTTTCGCCCATCTTCAGTTGGACGTGACCGTGGACGACGTCATGAACTCGGAAAAGCTGGCGGATCCGCTGAAAAAGCTGGATTGCAGCCCGGTCAGCGACGGCGCCGCAGCCATAATCATTGCCAATGAGTCCCATGTAAAAAAGGCCAAAACAAAGCCCGTCTGGGTGCGCGGAATGGCTCATTGCTCGGACGCCTATCTCCTGGGCGACCGCGATCTCGCCGTTCCCCAATCCTTGGCCGCCGCCTCGAAAAAGGCTTACACCATGGCCGGAATCTCCGATCCCTTGAAATCCATCGACCTGGTGGAGCTGTACGACGCGTTCAGCTACATGGAGCCCATGTGGCTCGAAGGCATGGGGTTCTGCGAGGCGGGAAAAGGAGCAAGGCTCCTGGATCAGGGCGTCACCGCCATGTCCGGCGGCCTGCCCGTCAACCCCTCGGGCGGCGTTTTATCCTCCCACGCCATGCTGGTCGCAGGATTGGCCCGCATCATCGAGTCCGTGCTTCAGCTGAGAGGCGAAGCAGGACAGCGGCAGGTGGAAAACGCTAAAACAGCCTTGGCCCACGGAATCAACGGTGCATGCGGCCAGGCCCATTGCGTGTGGATTCTCGGCAACCAAAAATAA
- a CDS encoding Zn-ribbon domain-containing OB-fold protein, whose amino-acid sequence MEKWLEQVEPLTFKGQIAVPYTWWAGETGSLFLMGLRDKETIMGCRCNSCGTVYVPPRRTCAQCFTDTGEWVQLSNEGTVQSYTVVRFSHPLQPVEVPFAYAMIQLDGADVSLVHLIKKDLDKLEKGVRVRACFKEKSERKGHILDIDGFEII is encoded by the coding sequence ATGGAAAAATGGCTGGAGCAAGTAGAGCCTCTGACTTTTAAAGGGCAAATCGCCGTGCCTTACACATGGTGGGCGGGCGAGACAGGAAGCCTGTTTCTCATGGGGCTTCGCGACAAGGAAACCATTATGGGATGCCGCTGCAACAGCTGCGGCACAGTCTATGTTCCTCCCCGCAGGACATGCGCGCAATGCTTTACGGACACGGGGGAATGGGTCCAACTGAGCAACGAGGGAACCGTTCAGTCCTACACCGTCGTCCGGTTTTCACACCCTCTGCAGCCTGTGGAGGTCCCGTTCGCATACGCCATGATCCAACTGGACGGAGCGGATGTGAGCCTGGTGCATTTGATCAAAAAGGATTTGGATAAACTGGAAAAAGGAGTCCGGGTGCGCGCCTGCTTCAAGGAGAAATCCGAAAGAAAGGGGCATATCCTGGATATTGACGGTTTTGAGATCATCTGA
- a CDS encoding thiolase family protein produces MNQDDVVIVSAVRTPFGKFDGLLKSTDSIELGALALREVVDRIGLDPKEVDEIYYGTCIPAEYAIYTNVPARQISLLAGFPESSISLTIDRACCSSMTALRMGLRAIKAGEADVIIASGAENMGNTPLIARAEKARWGARLGPIELEDVLFELGYGRKGFAPVAADAGEVALEYGVSRELQDEWALQSHARWFRAFDEGKFKMGEELMSVSVPQKRGDPIVMDKDESPRNNIDPAKMAKLRPVYGSPTVTAGNAPGLNSGASAIVIMRRKRAESLGLKPLAKIEACQSAAGSPKYMACVPAQAIQAMLEKTGRSVDDLDLIEINEAFAAVTLVSLKMLAQDNMDKFAELQAKTNVNGGAIAIGHPVGASGARITMTLMYELMRRGGGLGAAAICGGLSQGEALMLSV; encoded by the coding sequence ATGAACCAGGATGATGTGGTGATCGTCAGCGCCGTAAGAACGCCTTTCGGCAAGTTTGACGGATTGTTGAAAAGCACGGACAGCATCGAGCTGGGGGCCTTGGCGCTCAGGGAGGTCGTGGACCGAATTGGTCTGGACCCCAAAGAAGTGGACGAAATCTATTACGGGACCTGCATTCCGGCCGAGTACGCCATTTACACCAACGTGCCCGCCCGGCAAATCAGCCTGCTGGCCGGGTTTCCGGAAAGCTCCATTTCCCTGACCATTGATAGGGCGTGCTGCTCATCCATGACCGCTTTGCGCATGGGGCTCCGGGCCATCAAGGCCGGGGAGGCGGACGTGATTATCGCTAGCGGAGCGGAAAACATGGGCAACACCCCCTTGATAGCCAGAGCGGAAAAAGCCCGCTGGGGCGCCCGTCTCGGCCCCATTGAGCTGGAAGACGTGCTGTTCGAACTGGGATACGGCCGCAAAGGCTTCGCCCCCGTAGCGGCGGACGCCGGCGAGGTGGCCCTGGAGTACGGCGTCTCGCGCGAGCTCCAGGATGAGTGGGCGCTTCAAAGCCACGCACGGTGGTTCCGGGCCTTTGACGAGGGCAAGTTCAAAATGGGCGAAGAATTGATGAGCGTTTCGGTCCCCCAAAAAAGAGGCGATCCCATTGTCATGGACAAGGACGAGTCTCCCAGGAACAACATCGACCCGGCCAAAATGGCCAAGCTCAGGCCGGTTTACGGCAGCCCCACGGTCACGGCCGGCAACGCTCCGGGCCTGAACTCCGGCGCTTCGGCCATTGTCATCATGCGGCGCAAAAGAGCCGAATCCCTGGGCCTGAAGCCCTTGGCGAAAATCGAGGCCTGCCAGTCCGCCGCAGGATCGCCCAAGTACATGGCCTGCGTGCCCGCTCAGGCCATCCAGGCCATGCTGGAAAAGACGGGCCGGTCCGTGGACGACCTGGACCTGATCGAAATCAACGAGGCCTTCGCCGCCGTCACCCTGGTCAGCCTGAAAATGCTGGCCCAGGACAACATGGACAAGTTCGCCGAACTGCAGGCAAAAACCAACGTCAACGGCGGCGCCATAGCCATCGGCCATCCCGTGGGCGCCAGCGGCGCAAGAATAACCATGACGCTCATGTACGAGTTGATGCGCAGGGGCGGGGGCCTGGGCGCAGCCGCCATTTGCGGCGGACTCTCCCAGGGGGAAGCCTTGATGTTATCGGTATAG
- a CDS encoding AMP-binding enzyme encodes MFPNSNLPVTALQAILTFQDRRKPDEKWGEVPMAVIVPNEQELTEKLVLQFCDGKIARYKLPKAVTFVEALPMTPTGKVRKRVLERQIMQ; translated from the coding sequence TTGTTTCCCAATAGCAACCTGCCAGTAACGGCTTTACAAGCAATTCTGACTTTTCAGGACCGGAGGAAGCCCGACGAAAAATGGGGCGAAGTTCCCATGGCCGTCATCGTGCCCAACGAGCAGGAACTGACCGAAAAATTGGTATTGCAATTCTGCGACGGCAAAATAGCCAGATATAAATTGCCCAAAGCAGTAACCTTTGTGGAAGCCCTGCCCATGACCCCCACCGGCAAAGTCCGGAAAAGGGTCCTGGAAAGGCAAATAATGCAGTGA
- a CDS encoding sigma-54-dependent Fis family transcriptional regulator: MVSLEGFDGLEKTGEGPVFTLYHGVRTADGKPAVIKHIPPGKLSPSEAAHINDEYERISGMRSEHAVPLLEFKRLPGPDGDGFLFAFERLQGTPLLDFFKSLPFNLAVFLDKALDLVQGVSDMHRAGFTHKELRPAAVMAEARTNRVVICEYPFSCLLSREDFRIFSRDILDLRMPYAAPEQFGGRMNRWIDYRSDYYSLGALFYEILGGAPPFQYDDPVRMVLAHGYEEPVYLGDVNSSVPEALCRIVMKLLEKKPGDRYQSGDGLMHDLGICQSQLQEKGEIQPFALGKKDKPEDFGFSQPGFGRDEEAREHLSHWEAAPKARDVEEARAAMLELYQKYQTHVENTGEIIWTTDMNLTPTYISPSSERILGYTPEELFLHYNPALLTQDSVERLLEVRNERTENPEDFFRPFSIDFEIIHKNGSIRLCETQVSFLQDEQGAPSGIIGISRDVTDQRSAEKALQEKEAQLTAIVGAFEGFIYIASPDYTLHYLNDRMMAWIGRDASGETCHQAIHNRATPCPWCAMGRVTKGETVRSETQFGKDLRWYYSLNSPARQASGGVFQQSILMDVTERKRREQALQETEKTLRQENLRLKSSMRERYKFGDIVGKSLPMQNVYELILKASESDANVIIYGESGTGKELAARAIHAMSARSKGRFVAVNCGAIPGQIMESEFFGYKKGAFTGAYADKAGYLEQARGGTLFLDEIGEIDLNLQVKLLRVIEGRGFTPVGGGEEKDTDIRIIAATNRDLAASVKKGLIREDFYYRIHIIPIHLPPLRRRKEDILLLIDHFLREFGGDSLASPLPGHVMEALLNHHWPGNVRELQNVLQRYVTLKKLDLSGLSHDKDQGGRAPQPPAEIALRGEEAWNLFKAAAGFERQFISQALEREKWRKGRTADLLGISRRTLFKKMKDLGID, translated from the coding sequence ATGGTTTCTCTCGAAGGTTTCGACGGATTGGAAAAAACCGGTGAAGGGCCTGTATTCACCCTGTACCATGGGGTGCGCACGGCCGACGGCAAGCCGGCGGTCATCAAGCATATTCCTCCGGGCAAGCTCTCCCCTTCCGAGGCGGCCCATATAAATGATGAATACGAGCGCATCAGCGGCATGCGTTCGGAGCACGCGGTTCCGCTTTTGGAGTTCAAGCGCCTGCCGGGTCCTGACGGAGACGGCTTTTTGTTCGCGTTCGAGCGTCTGCAGGGAACGCCTCTGCTGGATTTTTTTAAGAGCCTTCCTTTTAATTTGGCCGTCTTTCTGGATAAGGCCCTGGATCTGGTGCAGGGGGTGAGCGACATGCACCGGGCCGGATTCACCCACAAGGAGCTGCGGCCCGCCGCCGTCATGGCGGAGGCACGGACCAACAGGGTCGTTATCTGCGAGTATCCGTTCTCCTGCCTGCTCAGCCGGGAGGACTTCCGGATATTTTCCCGGGACATCCTGGATCTCCGCATGCCCTACGCGGCGCCCGAGCAGTTCGGGGGGCGCATGAACCGCTGGATCGACTACCGGTCCGACTATTACAGCCTGGGCGCCCTGTTTTACGAAATTTTGGGCGGCGCCCCGCCTTTTCAATACGACGACCCCGTGAGGATGGTGCTGGCCCATGGATATGAAGAGCCGGTTTATCTGGGCGATGTGAACTCTTCCGTTCCCGAGGCGCTTTGCCGGATCGTCATGAAGCTGCTGGAGAAAAAGCCCGGAGACCGTTACCAGAGCGGGGACGGCCTCATGCACGATTTGGGGATCTGTCAGTCTCAGCTCCAGGAAAAGGGCGAGATCCAGCCCTTTGCGTTGGGAAAGAAGGACAAGCCCGAGGATTTCGGGTTCAGCCAGCCGGGCTTCGGCCGGGACGAGGAGGCCAGGGAGCACTTAAGCCATTGGGAGGCTGCGCCCAAGGCCAGGGACGTGGAAGAAGCCCGGGCGGCCATGCTGGAGTTGTATCAGAAGTATCAAACCCATGTGGAGAACACCGGGGAGATTATCTGGACCACGGACATGAACCTGACGCCCACCTATATCAGTCCTTCCAGCGAGCGGATACTGGGCTACACCCCCGAGGAGCTGTTTCTGCATTACAACCCGGCCCTTTTGACCCAGGATTCGGTGGAGCGGCTTTTGGAGGTGCGCAACGAGCGCACGGAGAACCCGGAGGATTTTTTCCGGCCTTTTTCCATAGATTTTGAAATCATACACAAAAACGGCTCCATCCGCCTTTGCGAAACCCAGGTGAGTTTTTTACAGGACGAGCAAGGGGCGCCGTCGGGCATCATCGGCATATCCCGGGACGTGACGGATCAGCGCAGCGCGGAAAAGGCGCTGCAGGAAAAGGAAGCCCAGTTGACCGCCATTGTAGGCGCTTTTGAGGGCTTCATTTATATAGCCTCCCCGGATTACACCCTGCACTACCTCAACGACCGCATGATGGCATGGATCGGCCGGGACGCCTCTGGGGAAACCTGCCACCAGGCCATCCACAACCGGGCGACGCCCTGCCCCTGGTGCGCCATGGGGCGGGTTACCAAAGGCGAGACCGTGCGTTCGGAAACGCAGTTCGGAAAAGACCTTCGCTGGTATTATTCCCTCAACTCCCCCGCGCGCCAGGCCTCCGGGGGCGTCTTCCAGCAATCCATTTTAATGGACGTGACCGAGCGCAAACGCCGGGAGCAGGCCCTGCAGGAAACGGAAAAGACCCTGCGCCAGGAAAACCTGCGCCTTAAATCCTCCATGCGGGAGCGCTATAAATTCGGCGACATCGTGGGCAAAAGCCTGCCCATGCAGAATGTGTACGAGCTGATTTTAAAAGCCTCGGAGTCCGACGCCAACGTGATTATTTACGGGGAGTCCGGCACCGGCAAGGAGTTGGCCGCCCGGGCCATCCACGCCATGAGCGCCCGGAGCAAGGGGCGTTTCGTGGCCGTCAACTGCGGCGCCATCCCCGGGCAGATCATGGAAAGCGAGTTTTTCGGGTATAAAAAAGGCGCTTTCACCGGCGCCTATGCAGACAAAGCCGGATACCTGGAGCAAGCCCGGGGCGGAACCCTGTTCCTGGACGAAATCGGCGAGATCGATCTGAATTTGCAGGTAAAGCTGCTGCGGGTGATCGAAGGCCGGGGCTTCACCCCCGTGGGCGGGGGCGAGGAAAAAGACACGGACATCCGCATCATCGCCGCCACCAACCGGGACTTGGCCGCCTCTGTAAAAAAAGGCCTGATCCGGGAGGATTTTTACTATCGGATTCACATCATCCCCATCCATCTGCCGCCCTTGCGCCGCCGCAAGGAGGACATCCTGCTTTTGATCGACCACTTCCTGCGGGAGTTCGGCGGGGACAGCCTGGCTTCCCCCCTGCCCGGGCACGTGATGGAAGCGCTGTTAAACCACCATTGGCCCGGCAACGTGCGGGAACTGCAGAACGTTCTCCAGCGCTACGTCACCTTGAAAAAGCTGGACCTCTCCGGCCTGTCCCATGACAAGGACCAGGGAGGGCGCGCTCCTCAGCCTCCCGCTGAAATCGCCCTCCGGGGAGAGGAGGCCTGGAACCTGTTCAAGGCTGCGGCCGGGTTTGAAAGGCAGTTTATCAGCCAGGCTTTGGAGCGGGAGAAGTGGCGCAAGGGCCGGACCGCCGATTTGTTGGGGATCAGCCGGCGGACTTTGTTTAAGAAGATGAAGGATCTTGGGATTGATTAG
- a CDS encoding FAD-binding oxidoreductase yields MSVESRLAKIVGKNRVSGDPGELDAFSLDHSYVGKKAPALIVRPENPDEVQDIVKLANEMDLSLVPVSSGAPRFRGDSVPSVDGAVIVDLSQMNKIMWINRRNRVALVEPGVTFGELQAELDKHGLRAMFPLAPKSSKSVIGAYMEREPFTVPRYAWDLGDPVAGAEFVLGDGNTMRTGGAAGPAATLEAQRATGGAQKLPMSPISMDFRRIAQGSSGSFGVCNWISLRCELLPEHEQVFFGEADSPAPLMEAARRFLNLRLADDLYVVNRLTFASLLKTEADKIEALKEKLPPYVLVASVAGFGDLAKDQFNYKAADLKDEAKKLELPLSSRIGGVTGAAYLSQVVRKCSAEPYWKLRAQGDCRELFFLAPPNKAAGYVEQALALAQKGGFNPDDVGVYLQMAVHGAVCHCGLDYFVSPEKAEALKPLFMETSKALFENGAYFSRPYGPWSGLVYPRYETFVKYANKLKAVFDPKGVMNPGKLCFKEN; encoded by the coding sequence ATGAGTGTTGAAAGCAGGCTTGCCAAGATTGTTGGAAAAAACCGGGTGTCCGGCGACCCCGGCGAACTGGATGCTTTTTCCCTGGATCATTCCTATGTGGGGAAAAAGGCGCCGGCCTTGATTGTGAGGCCGGAAAATCCTGACGAAGTGCAGGATATTGTCAAGCTGGCCAATGAAATGGATTTGTCCCTGGTTCCCGTCAGCTCCGGCGCGCCCCGGTTTCGGGGGGACAGCGTGCCCTCGGTTGACGGCGCCGTGATAGTGGATCTGTCCCAGATGAACAAGATCATGTGGATCAACCGGCGCAACCGGGTGGCTTTGGTGGAGCCGGGGGTGACCTTTGGCGAGCTTCAGGCCGAACTGGACAAGCACGGCCTGCGGGCCATGTTTCCTTTGGCGCCCAAAAGCTCCAAGTCGGTGATCGGCGCCTATATGGAAAGGGAGCCCTTTACGGTTCCGCGTTACGCCTGGGACCTGGGGGACCCGGTGGCCGGCGCTGAATTCGTCCTGGGGGACGGCAACACCATGCGCACCGGCGGGGCCGCGGGCCCGGCCGCCACCTTGGAGGCCCAGCGCGCCACGGGCGGCGCCCAAAAGCTGCCCATGTCTCCCATTAGCATGGATTTCAGGCGGATCGCCCAGGGCTCTTCCGGCTCCTTTGGGGTCTGCAACTGGATTTCCCTGCGTTGCGAGCTGCTCCCCGAGCACGAGCAGGTTTTTTTCGGCGAGGCGGATTCTCCCGCGCCGCTGATGGAGGCGGCCAGGCGCTTTTTAAACCTGCGTCTGGCGGACGACTTGTATGTGGTCAACCGCTTGACCTTCGCCAGCCTGCTGAAGACGGAGGCGGACAAGATCGAGGCCCTTAAGGAAAAGCTGCCTCCTTATGTATTGGTCGCCAGCGTCGCCGGATTCGGAGATCTGGCAAAAGATCAATTCAATTACAAGGCCGCCGACCTGAAAGACGAAGCCAAAAAGCTGGAATTGCCCCTGTCCTCCCGAATCGGGGGCGTGACCGGCGCCGCCTACCTATCGCAAGTAGTGCGGAAATGCTCGGCCGAGCCCTATTGGAAGCTGCGCGCTCAGGGCGACTGCCGGGAGCTTTTTTTCCTGGCGCCTCCCAACAAGGCGGCCGGATACGTGGAGCAAGCCCTGGCTTTGGCCCAAAAAGGCGGGTTCAACCCGGACGACGTGGGGGTTTACCTGCAGATGGCGGTTCACGGGGCCGTCTGCCACTGCGGGCTGGATTATTTCGTCAGCCCGGAAAAGGCGGAGGCGCTTAAGCCTCTGTTCATGGAGACGAGCAAGGCCTTGTTTGAAAACGGAGCGTATTTTTCAAGGCCTTACGGCCCCTGGAGCGGCCTGGTTTATCCCAGGTACGAAACCTTCGTCAAATACGCAAACAAGCTCAAGGCCGTCTTTGACCCCAAAGGCGTCATGAACCCCGGAAAGCTGTGTTTCAAGGAGAACTAA
- a CDS encoding (Fe-S)-binding protein, producing MALIDYHYEMSHCHRCSYCKFIPFQLIKSKRFSYLCPSISLRNFHSFSAGGRAALGLAVVEGRLDEYTEMMKQIVFECTMCGACQVQCRTFNFNLNPIEVMQALRTHVVEQGEMMPEHMFVIEGLKREDNVFGEPKKHRGDWAEGLGLKDISREKVDVLLHVGCRMSFDDEFWPILKMAVEIMKNAGLSVGIAGAEESCCGGRALEMGFEGVFQNFAEAMAGRVKASGAKQVVTLCADCFGTFNEHYPAHGWGLDAEVVHITQFISNLISEGKLTLKNQVPMAVTYHDPCHLGRRGEPGVQWKGEYQRLGPHLFGPVPEKPIRLGQNGCYDAPREILEAIPGVELTEMERTREYSWCCGAGGGVLEAFEEMAEATASERIQEAEATGAKALVTACPWCERNFKDTLESTGGDMKIYDIVELVHQAIGG from the coding sequence ATGGCTCTGATCGATTATCATTATGAAATGTCCCATTGCCACCGATGCTCATATTGCAAGTTCATCCCCTTTCAATTGATCAAAAGCAAGCGGTTTTCCTATTTGTGCCCTTCCATTTCCCTGCGGAACTTCCATTCCTTTTCCGCGGGAGGCAGGGCGGCGCTGGGGCTGGCCGTGGTGGAAGGCAGGCTGGACGAATACACGGAGATGATGAAGCAGATCGTCTTTGAATGCACCATGTGCGGCGCCTGCCAGGTGCAGTGCCGCACCTTCAACTTCAACCTGAATCCCATCGAAGTCATGCAGGCCTTGCGGACCCACGTTGTGGAGCAGGGCGAAATGATGCCCGAGCATATGTTTGTGATCGAAGGGTTGAAGCGCGAGGACAACGTTTTCGGCGAGCCCAAAAAGCACCGGGGCGACTGGGCCGAAGGCTTGGGCCTCAAGGACATCAGCCGGGAAAAGGTGGACGTCCTGCTGCATGTGGGCTGCCGCATGTCCTTTGACGACGAATTTTGGCCGATCCTGAAAATGGCCGTGGAAATCATGAAAAACGCCGGCCTGAGCGTGGGCATCGCCGGAGCCGAGGAATCCTGCTGCGGAGGCCGGGCTCTGGAAATGGGCTTTGAAGGCGTGTTTCAAAATTTCGCCGAAGCCATGGCCGGCCGGGTGAAAGCCTCGGGCGCCAAGCAGGTGGTCACCCTGTGCGCGGATTGCTTCGGAACCTTTAACGAGCATTACCCGGCCCACGGCTGGGGCCTGGATGCCGAAGTGGTTCACATCACCCAGTTTATCAGCAACCTCATTTCTGAAGGCAAGCTCACGCTGAAAAACCAGGTTCCCATGGCCGTGACCTATCACGACCCCTGCCACCTGGGCAGGCGGGGCGAGCCCGGCGTGCAATGGAAGGGCGAATATCAGCGCCTTGGGCCGCATCTTTTCGGCCCTGTGCCGGAAAAGCCCATTCGCCTGGGCCAGAACGGGTGCTATGACGCGCCCCGGGAAATCCTGGAAGCCATCCCCGGCGTGGAACTGACGGAAATGGAAAGAACCCGGGAATACAGCTGGTGCTGCGGCGCGGGCGGCGGGGTTTTGGAGGCTTTCGAGGAAATGGCCGAGGCCACCGCCTCCGAGCGAATTCAGGAAGCCGAGGCCACCGGAGCAAAAGCCCTGGTCACGGCCTGCCCCTGGTGCGAGCGCAATTTCAAGGACACGCTGGAAAGCACAGGCGGCGATATGAAGATATACGACATCGTGGAACTGGTTCACCAAGCCATTGGAGGATAA